In the Kwoniella pini CBS 10737 chromosome 7, complete sequence genome, one interval contains:
- a CDS encoding uridine kinase — protein MSAHNPDHLHPAVRPQLQSRTISPKSKNMVMASHGRAPWYSPDGKNVEAYVIGIAGGSASGKTSVARAILSALNYVPTVLILSQDSFYCAHTPEQIQTAFNNDFDFDHPDAIDTPLFVKCLLDLKQGKATEIPIYSFVHHQRMPEKKYIYGASVIIVEGIMALQSPELRALYDLKVFVNCDSDLMLARRIKRDVSERGRDVNGILDQYLRFVKNSYDNFVQPSSRHADIIVPGSSNQLAIELLVTHVKRQLDTRSLRFRRMLAETGEEKSKARSRSSTLLNDESEDGNVVLLEQTNQLLGIMTILRDRTTDRGEFIFHADRLSTIVVEKALSLIPCQSKTVRTPTGIDYEGLARDDRLVGISILRSGGPFSHGLRRVIRDVPIGAMLIQSDPRTGEPLLLKSDLPSSIKSRETSGEVKVLLLDSQMGTGAAALMAIRVLLDHGIKQLNIIFLTYLITQPAIHSVHRAFPNVKIVTASIDPELIEMHLPFNPDSLQLGEVAGEADFAVQTIENSSSINEKVDENEDENDLRSAIKNENELSSNHFKINVKDTEELKFSRSTSKNNENEKRAWIISPGMGHIGDRYYIS, from the exons ATGTCAGCTCATAATCCGGATCACTTGCATCCTGCCGTAAGGCCACAGCTTCAGTCTAGAACAATATCACCTAAAAGTAAGAATATGGTGATGGCTTCTCATGGACGAGCACCATGGTATAGTCCAGATGGTAAGAACGTAGAAGCATATGTAATCGGTATAGCAGGCGGAAGTGCTTCTGGTAAA ACCTCAGTAGCTCGAGCGATACTATCAGCACTGAATTACGTTCCAACCGTCTTAATACTGTCTCAAGATTCGTTCTATTGTGCTCATACGCCAGAACAGATACAAACGGCTTTCAACaatgattttgactttG ATCACCCTGACGCCATTGACACACCTCTTTTCGTCAAG TGTCTATTAGATCTGAAACAGGGTAAAGCGACGGAA ATACCCATTTATTCGTTTGTACATCATC AACGAATGCCTGAGAAGAAATATATTTACGGAGCAAGCGTCATCATCGT GGAAGGCATCATGGCCTTACAGTCACCTGAATTGCGTGCATTGTATGATCTAAAAGTATTTGTA AATTGCGACTCTGATCTCATGTTGGCTCGTCGGATAAAGCGAGATGTCTCGGAACGAGGAAGGGACGTTAATGGGATTCTAGACCAA TATTTGCGCTTTGTCAAAAATAGTTATGATAATTTCGTTCAACCATCTTCGCGGCATGCCGACATT ATCGTTCCTGGATcgtcaaatcaattagctATTGAGCTTTTAGTCACTCATGTCAAAAGACAACTCGACACGCGGTCTCTAAGATTTAGGCGGATGTTAGCCGAAacaggagaagaaaagtCAAAAGCTAGATCAAGATCGTCCACTCTGCTTAATGACGAGAGCGAAGATGGTAATGTTGTATTACTAGAACAGACCAATCAACTGCTA GGAATTATGACTATACTGCGAGATCGAACGACGGATAGAGGCGAATTTATATTCCATGCAGACAGATTATCAACAATTGTAGTGGAAAAAGCTTTGAGCCTTATACCGTGTCAATCGAAAACGGTCAGAACGCCAACAGGAATTGATTACGAGGGACTAGCAAGAGATGAT CGTCTTGTCGGTATATCGATTTTACGATCTGGCGGTCCTTTTTCACACGGACTCAGAAGGGTTATAAGAGATGTGCCTATTGGTGCAATGTTAATTCAATCGGATCCTAGAACTGGTGAACCGCTATTACTAAAAAGCGATTTACCAAGTTCAATCAAGTCAAGAGAAACAAGTGGGGAAGTTAAGGTTTTATTATTAGATAGTCAAATGGGTACAGGTGCTGCAGCGT TAATGGCAATAAGAGTACTATTGGACCACGGtataaaacaattaaatataatatTTTTAACTTATTTAATAACTCAACCAGCAATTCATTCAGTACATCGAGCTTTTCCAAATGTTAAAATAGTTACAGCAAGTATAGATCcagaattaattgaaatgcACCTACCTTTTAATCCAGATTCTTTACAATTAGGAGAAGTAGCAGGAGAAGCAGATTTTGCTGTTCAAactattgaaaattcatcatcaataaatgaaaaagttgatgaaaatgaagatgaaaatgatttaagaAGTgcaattaaaaatgaaaatgaattatcttcaaatcattttaaGATTAATGTGAAAGATacagaagaattaaaattttcaagatcaacaagtaaaaataatgaaaatgaaaaaagagCTTGGATTATATCACCTG GTATGGGTCATATTGGAGATAGATATTATATTTCATAA